Part of the Gemmatimonadaceae bacterium genome, CGTACAGCTAGCGTCACCTAAACGGCCACGGGTTTCTTTTTGTTGTCAACAACAAAAATCCGGCATGCTGAATGACGTTTCGCCTGCTTAGCATCAGCTCGGAGACAATCCGCGCAATCCGTCGAATCTTTGAAACCTCCGTCATAGATGCTGGTTTACCTCCCGATTCGTCGCATTTCCACCATGAGGCAGCGGTCCTGAACTACCTGTATTCCCGCTTTCGCGAATTGCTCGGCAGCGACGTCGTTGCGAATGCCTGACTGAAACCACACAGCCTTGGGTTTTTTCGCGATGATGTCATCCACATGCGGGGGAATGTCGTTCGATCGACGAAAGACGTTGACGATATCCACCTCGCCAGGAACGTCAGCAACTCTCCGATAAACCGGTTCTCCCATCAGCTCTTTCAGCTCGGGATAGTAGACCGGAACCGGGATTATCTCGTACCCGGCCATTTGCGCGTACTCCGGGACGAAATACGCCGGACGGTCGTACTCGCGCTTGATACCCAGGACCGCAATTCGCCTGGCGTTCTCCAGCATCCGGCGAATGCCTTCGCCACTCGTGATCAGATTGTCGCGCCACGTTTCGCGCTCTTCGGCGATCGGCATGTGCGCGAATACTGCAACGAGTGAGCCGGGGTAACGGCTGGATGCGCTCCCCGATTAGCTTTCGGCCTCGCAATACGCTCGAACCACGGAGACGCTCAACCTGATGAAGATGCTTGTCCTCGGCGCCGGGCTTCAGGGCTCGGCGTGCGCTTACGATCTGCTGCAGAACGAGGAGGTGACGGAGGTGCGGCTTGCCGACCTTCACACCGGGCATTTGCCGCACTTCCTCGCGCCGTATTCGGGAAGGCGACTCATTCCCACGCCCCTGGACGTCCGCGATCACGAAGCAGTCAGCGCCTTGATGCGCGAAAGCGACGCCGTGATGAGCGCGATCCCGTACTACTTCAACGTCGGTCTGGCGAAGCATGCAGTCGCGGCGGGCGTCCATTTCTGCGATCTCGGCGGGAACACCGAGATCGTATTCGAGCAGCAAACACTGGATGCCGAAGCGAAGCAAAAAGGGATCACGATCATTCCCGACTGCGGCCTTGCCCCCGGAATGGTCAACATCCTCGCCGGGTACGGCATCAGCCAGCTCGACGCCGTGGATGAAGTGAAGATTTTCGTGGGCGGCCTTCCGCAGAACCCCGAGCCGCCGCTCAACTATCAGATCGTGTATTCACTCGAGGGTGTTTTCGATTACTACACGACGCTGTCGTGGATCGTCCGCGACGGCATTCGGACGCAGGTGAAAGCCCTGTCCGAGCGTGAGTCGGTGGTGTTCGAGCGTCCCGTCGGCGAGCTCGAGGCATTTCACACGGCCGGCGGTCTCTCGACAATGGCCTTCCGATACGAGGGCAAGATCCCGTCGATGGAGTACAAGACCCTGCGGTATCCGGGGCATGCCGCGATCATGGAAGCCATTCGCGATCTCGGCCTCCTGGACGAGAATCCAATCGACGTTGAAGGAGGACGTGTTGCACCGCGGGATGTCGCGATCGCTGCGATGAGCCCGCATCTCACCAAGCCCGGTGGGCGCGACCTCGTGGCGATGCGAGTAACGGTGCGTGGGACAAAAGACGGCAAGCCGAGTCAGGTCGGCTGGGAGCTGGTGGATTTCTATGACGAAGAGCACGGCATCAGTGCCATGATGCGCGCGACAGGCTACTCGCTCTCGATTACCGGCCAGATGCAGGCGCGCGGCGACATCACGCTGAAGGGAGTCCACACGCCAGACGAATGCGTGCCTGCTCCGAAGTACATCGCCGAGCTGGCCCGCCGGGGAGTTAACATCAGAGCACTCGGCTGGTAGAGATCTGCGCACTGGCCACAGAATCACAGAAACACAGATGCCTTCAGTGGGAACAGCTCGTGCCAGCGAGGCTTCGATCGCCAAGAGAAGTTCATCCTAAGAAAACAGAACGCCGCATCGACACTGATGAGGCGTTCCGATTTTCTGTGTTCCTGTGATTCTGTGGCCAGCGCACAGATCAAAACGAAAAGAGGGTCAGCGGGCGAAGTTAGCCAGCGTCTCTCCCATGACGTCGATCATCGCCTTGGCCGTCCAGCGATCGGTGCCGTTGTAGATGAACGAGAACGCAATGACTTCACCGTCCGCGGCAGTGACGTAGCCGCCCAGCCCGACGACGTCGTTTGTCGTCCCCGTCTTCGCGTGCAGGTTTCCCTGCGCCGGGCTGCCCTTCATTCGGCGGCGCATCAGCTCCGATTCACCCGCAACGGGGAGCGATGCGTGAAACCACGGGCCCCACTCCGCGCGGTGCGCGTACCCCAGCATCTGCACCATTCCACGCGAAGTGATTCGGTCCAGAGTCGAGAGACCGCTCCCGTCGAACACCTGCAGCGTCGACGAATCGGCGCGCACCTTTTCGGCGAAGAACTCCCGGAGCAGCGACCGGCTGGCCGCGATTGTCCCCTGCTTGTTTCTCTCAGGGCCGCGTGCCGCATTTCTCAGCACGAGCTCCGCGAAATGATTGATGCTCTCGCGGTTCATTGCCGAAATCATGCGGTCGAGCGTCGGCGACTGGATGCTCGCGATCTTCACAGCGCTCGATGGAGTAGCGCCGAGCCTGATGCCGCCGTCGACTGTGACGCCCTTGCCTATGAGCGCGGCACGTAGAGCCCCCGTCGTAAAGCGCGGGGGATCTTCAACGACATAGACGTAGCGGCGCGGCGGTGAGCGCGAGCCGATCGTTCCCGAGACCTGGATCGAGCCGTCGCCGAAGCGCCGGACGGAGAGCCTTGCGCCTCCTCCGCCGACGGTCCTCACGTTGCTCACGAGTGGTATCGCGGACGTCGCCGGCTCGAGTCGCACACCGTTCGGCGCGATCGTCACCCACACGAGATTCTCATTGAGCGAGAGCGCCGATACCCGCGCCGCGTAACCCGATTGCAGATACCGGGTGAGCCACCCCTCCGGGATCGCCTTGTCGTCGAATGCCGTGTGATCGCCGATCACTTCACCGGTGATGTGCCTGATGCCCCTTGCGGCGAGCTGATCAGCCAGAAAGTTCATCGGTGCCGCTGGCCCGCCCTGGAGATATCTGCCTGACAGCGACGGGTCGCCGTCGCCCCTCAGGTAGACGTTGCCGCGCAGAGTACCGTCGGACTCGAGAGTTCCGTCGTGAAGGACGTCCGTGCTGAACTGATATCTCGGGCCGAGACGCTCGAGAGCGACTGCCGTCGTCAGCATCTTCATGAGCGATGCGGGCACCAGCGGCGTGCCGGCGTTGTAGTCGAACAGTGTGTCACCGCGCGTCAGCGACACTGCCATGAGCCCGAGCTGCCCGCTCCGGATTCTGGATGCCATCATGCGCAGGTCAGCCCTGAGGGATTCAACGGAGCGCGGCGCGGTGTAGCGGATTGGCGGAGGAGCCGGCGGGGCAGGTCTCCGCGCCGTCGTCCTCCCTTTCTTCTTTGTCGTTTTCTTTTTTGTCTTCGACTGCGACGCCGTAGTTTTGGCTTTCTTCTTCTTCTTGCTCGTCTGGCCGTCGATTGACGTTGCGGCAAGCGCCGCCAGAACAAGTACCGCCATCAGGCGCAGCCTGCGATACAGCATGATTGTCATCGAATACGGATAGTCAAACCGGAAATGCTGAGCCGCCAACGCGAATTTCGCACCACACTTTCGTTCCTTCGCCGCACGCCCCTTGCATCTCTCCTTGCTCCGCTAGGAAAACGGTAACGGTTTGCATAACTTCACGCCTGGAGGAGAACTTCATGGCGTACGGCGCAGACGAGGCCGAGCTCCGGCCGATATCAACAAAGGCGATCCCGCGATCGTTGTCGGAGTCGCACAGCTCTGCCCGCGAGGGTATCATCGCGGGCTTCCTTGGAGCGACTGCGATTGCTGTCTGGTTCCTGATCGTCGACATCGTCTCCGGTCGTGCGCTCTATACTCCCGATCTCCTCGGCCGCGGGCTCATCAGCATACTCGGCAAGCCGCCTGCAATGCCGGATACGGTGCTGACCCACGTAATTGCATATACACTCTTTCACTACGCGGCGTTCGCCCTGGTGGGGGTGATCGTGGCTTACGTTGTACACAAATCGGCCCAGACCCCGGCAATTCTCGCCGGATTTCTAATCCTGTTCGTCGTGATCCAGATCGGAGCTTATGGATTAGCCGGCCTGTTCACGGAATCGGAATTCGGCAGCCTGGCGTGGTATCAGATCTTCATCGCCAATCTGATTGCAACGGTGGTCATGGGATGGTTCATGTGGACGAGGCACCCCGGCCTCAAGCACGACATCGACGTGGCGCTGACTGGTACTGACGCTTAGCTGATTACTCTGTTGCGAGTTTCGGTGTCGGCCGGGCGGGCGGGGGTGTCCGGTTCTCGGCGCCGCAAATGGGGAGCGTTCGAGCCGCATCTCATAATTTATTCCGGCCCGCGCGGTCTGCCGTGAACCGGATACCACCGTCCCCACATGCGCACGGAAGCGAGCTAACAACTGGCGAGCTGACAACTATGCGGCGCGCGGCTTCCAGTCCACCTGTGCGCCGGCAGTGCTGTCGTCGCCGCGCGCTACCCACCTGAAGAACACAACGGTCATGATCACCGCGAAAATCAGCCCGCCGGGGACCCACATTATCAGCCCTCCCAGCATCTGATCGTCCATCGGTGACAGCGGCGACACGCGCGGGGCGGCCGAGTAAGCGGGATACAGCACGCGGTCGGCCATAGTGATGTAGACGGCGATGATCGACATCGGAATGCTCATCAGGAAGCAGTACAGCATCTGACCCGGATACGAGAGCCGCGGCAGCTCCGGCAGCGGGCTCATCAGCGGCCACCACATAAGCACAGCCGCCGACATGAACATGAGATGCTCGACGATGTGGATATTGTGGCTGGCCATCGCGGAGTTGTAGAAAACAGGGATGTGCCAGGCGGCAATGACGACGTTGAAGATCGTGTAGCAGACGATAGGCTTCGTCACCTTCCGCGCAATGCCGGCGAGTGCGGGGTTCTTCAGAAGCGGCCGCAGCATCCACCCTGGAATTCCCGCCATCAGGAGCGGCG contains:
- a CDS encoding cytochrome c oxidase assembly protein, which produces MMPVLAMLHPFTQFGWLEWSIHPSTVAGLAALGGLYLWRASHAPPGERLGGPRKISFFAGLFVIFASLNGPLHDLSDDYLFSAHMVQHLLLTLAMPPLLMAGIPGWMLRPLLKNPALAGIARKVTKPIVCYTIFNVVIAAWHIPVFYNSAMASHNIHIVEHLMFMSAAVLMWWPLMSPLPELPRLSYPGQMLYCFLMSIPMSIIAVYITMADRVLYPAYSAAPRVSPLSPMDDQMLGGLIMWVPGGLIFAVIMTVVFFRWVARGDDSTAGAQVDWKPRAA
- a CDS encoding CoA-binding protein gives rise to the protein MPIAEERETWRDNLITSGEGIRRMLENARRIAVLGIKREYDRPAYFVPEYAQMAGYEIIPVPVYYPELKELMGEPVYRRVADVPGEVDIVNVFRRSNDIPPHVDDIIAKKPKAVWFQSGIRNDVAAEQFAKAGIQVVQDRCLMVEMRRIGR
- the dacB gene encoding D-alanyl-D-alanine carboxypeptidase/D-alanyl-D-alanine-endopeptidase, yielding MTIMLYRRLRLMAVLVLAALAATSIDGQTSKKKKKAKTTASQSKTKKKTTKKKGRTTARRPAPPAPPPIRYTAPRSVESLRADLRMMASRIRSGQLGLMAVSLTRGDTLFDYNAGTPLVPASLMKMLTTAVALERLGPRYQFSTDVLHDGTLESDGTLRGNVYLRGDGDPSLSGRYLQGGPAAPMNFLADQLAARGIRHITGEVIGDHTAFDDKAIPEGWLTRYLQSGYAARVSALSLNENLVWVTIAPNGVRLEPATSAIPLVSNVRTVGGGGARLSVRRFGDGSIQVSGTIGSRSPPRRYVYVVEDPPRFTTGALRAALIGKGVTVDGGIRLGATPSSAVKIASIQSPTLDRMISAMNRESINHFAELVLRNAARGPERNKQGTIAASRSLLREFFAEKVRADSSTLQVFDGSGLSTLDRITSRGMVQMLGYAHRAEWGPWFHASLPVAGESELMRRRMKGSPAQGNLHAKTGTTNDVVGLGGYVTAADGEVIAFSFIYNGTDRWTAKAMIDVMGETLANFAR
- a CDS encoding saccharopine dehydrogenase C-terminal domain-containing protein; protein product: MKMLVLGAGLQGSACAYDLLQNEEVTEVRLADLHTGHLPHFLAPYSGRRLIPTPLDVRDHEAVSALMRESDAVMSAIPYYFNVGLAKHAVAAGVHFCDLGGNTEIVFEQQTLDAEAKQKGITIIPDCGLAPGMVNILAGYGISQLDAVDEVKIFVGGLPQNPEPPLNYQIVYSLEGVFDYYTTLSWIVRDGIRTQVKALSERESVVFERPVGELEAFHTAGGLSTMAFRYEGKIPSMEYKTLRYPGHAAIMEAIRDLGLLDENPIDVEGGRVAPRDVAIAAMSPHLTKPGGRDLVAMRVTVRGTKDGKPSQVGWELVDFYDEEHGISAMMRATGYSLSITGQMQARGDITLKGVHTPDECVPAPKYIAELARRGVNIRALGW